A stretch of Episyrphus balteatus chromosome 2, idEpiBalt1.1, whole genome shotgun sequence DNA encodes these proteins:
- the LOC129910567 gene encoding synaptic vesicle glycoprotein 2A-like, which translates to MCEYREKTGEKEDKNATVATVETGIASSTITLGTDVIAGQPQPAKGSEYFENALQATKFGKFNYFVILISGLILSNVLLETLGISFVLPVSQCDLHLTIKERGVLSAIGFVGIITTSHLWGFLADTTGRRQIIRPTLLIGFGFTVLSSFTNNFWALVILRYLNGFCISGGSATVYAYLGEFHTEKTRSRAIMGAAFIFGVGAMIMPALAWLVINQEWRLDIPFLAITYKPWRLFMVVCGIPGFICGLCLFKIPESPKFLLSQGKDETALDILKSMYKWNTGRPKDEFPYSRVLEDIDSSMKPKIVLPGTSPCVALFKSMWAQTQPLFNREYMRTTVLICSIQFWIFVTSNGMYMWFPHILNSVGEFIKENPNNTTYICDVVYNKQAILFEQENHQVEEVCNEKLEISTYQHSLTLELFYALGFAVIGAIIKNVGKVWILFVTLGVCGICGILTIYVNLPMVAIYLYLILLLCGLGINVLSAATVDLYPTRLRAMAVCISLMMGRLGSVVGANIVGLLISHHCESAFLATGISLILAGFLGFFIPKPVKGGSESPRRVSLISMTGN; encoded by the exons aattcggcaAATTCAACTATTTCGTTATCCTGATATCCGGCTTAATTCTTTCGAATGTTTTACTTGAAACACTGGGGATAAGTTTCGTATTACCTGTTTCACAATGTGATCTTCACCTAACCATCAAAGAACGTGGAGTCTTGAGTGCCATTGGATTCGTGGGGATAATCACAACTTCACATTTGTGGGGATTTCTAGCCGATACAACAGGTCGAAGACAAATTATACGACCAACTTTGCTTATAGGATTTGGATTTACAGTGCTATCAagttttacaaataatttttgggcactagttattttgagatatctaaatggattttg TATATCTGGTGGTTCTGCTACAGTCTATGCTTATCTTGGAGAATTTCATACGGAAAAGACACGATCTAGAGCCATTATGGGTGCGGCATTCATCTTTGGAGTGGGTGCAATGATAATGCCAGCATTAGCATGGCTTGTTATCAATCAAGAATGGCGGCTGGATATTCCATTTCTTGCTATAACCTATAAACCATGGAGACTCTTTATGGTGGTTTGTGGGATTCCAGGTTTTATATGTGGACTTTGCCTCTTCAAAATACCAGAGAGTCCGAAATTTTTGCTATCTCAGGGAAAGGATGAGACAGCTTTGGATATTCTCAAGTCAATGTATAAGTGGAATACTGGAAGACCAAAGGATGAGTTTCCT TATTCCCGAGTTTTGGAAGATATAGATTCATCAATGAAACCCAAAATTGTTCTACCCGGAACTAGTCCCTGCGTAGCATTGTTCAAATCAATGTGGGCACAAACTCAACCACTATTCAATCGGGAATACATGCGAACAACTGTTTTAATttgttcaattcaattttggatttttgtaacATCGAATGGAATGTATATGTGGTTTCCACATATTCTAAACAGTGTTGGAGAGTTCATCAAGGAGAACCCTAACAATACGACTTACATCTGTGATGTTGTTTATAATAAACAGGCAATACTATTCGAACAGGAAAATCATCAGGTTGAAGAAGTTTGtaatgaaaaattagaaatctcAACGTATCAACATTCGTTAACGTTGGAATTGTTTTATGCTCTGGGATTTGCTGTTATTGGAGCTATTATAAAGAATGTGGGGAAGGTTTGGATTTTGT TTGTAACACTTGGAGTTTGTGGTATTTGTGGAATCCTCACCATTTATGTCAACCTACCAATGGTTGCCATTTACCTGTACCTTATCTTGCTCCTGTGTGGCTTAGGAATTAATGTCCTCAGTGCTGCAACCGTAGATTTGTATCCAACAAGGctgag AGCAATGGCAGTCTGCATATCCCTGATGATGGGTCGTTTGGGCAGTGTGGTGGGTGCTAACATTGTGGGCTTACTCATCAGTCACCATTGTGAAAGTGCATTTTTAGCAACCGGAATCTCGTTAATCTTAGCTGGATTTTTAGGATTTTTCATTCCAAAACCAGTTAAAGGAGGTTCAGAATCACCTCGACGTGTTAGTCTCATATCAATGACGGGGAACTGA